A genome region from Nitrospira sp. includes the following:
- a CDS encoding DUF6733 family protein translates to MSMLVGRKARTWVLGLALLAGLGGGGLGTAQAGTTDDLMDTTKHPVSVTMAMQADSFFGFNPSIYGTYGLTDNIALAFSFTYWTQISGVGVHDNAPWLETDVGLNFTFLEKRLSITPMIGFVHGSLLSSRGGFFPNGGGSVNERTTAFEGAVPTIIANYIDDRFEGEFYMGYYKAIRSEGGDGGGGATGCNGLVGTNCLGTSQTGGRGTWDFLHYWANAGVRVNSMWSVGAHYEHLLTTRDSSAPGAAQDYYRWLGPYVEMKLPGNMAFRFTAGKDLTDNQDFYKLKFTKTF, encoded by the coding sequence ATGAGTATGTTGGTTGGCCGAAAGGCACGGACATGGGTGTTGGGGCTGGCATTGTTGGCAGGGCTCGGAGGCGGGGGGCTCGGCACGGCACAAGCCGGGACAACAGACGATTTGATGGACACGACCAAACATCCTGTGTCGGTGACCATGGCGATGCAAGCCGACAGTTTCTTCGGGTTCAATCCGTCAATCTACGGGACCTATGGATTGACCGACAACATTGCCCTGGCGTTCAGCTTTACGTATTGGACCCAGATCAGCGGTGTGGGGGTGCACGACAACGCGCCGTGGCTTGAGACGGATGTGGGTCTGAACTTTACCTTTCTGGAAAAGCGCTTGTCCATCACGCCCATGATCGGGTTTGTGCACGGCAGTCTGTTATCCTCCCGCGGCGGGTTCTTTCCCAACGGGGGCGGCAGTGTCAACGAACGAACCACCGCCTTTGAAGGCGCTGTTCCCACCATCATTGCGAATTACATAGACGATCGCTTCGAAGGTGAGTTCTACATGGGCTACTACAAGGCCATCCGGAGCGAAGGCGGAGACGGGGGCGGTGGGGCGACCGGGTGCAACGGGTTGGTGGGTACGAATTGCTTGGGTACGAGTCAGACCGGTGGCCGGGGCACGTGGGATTTCCTGCATTACTGGGCGAACGCTGGTGTACGGGTGAACAGCATGTGGTCGGTCGGGGCACACTATGAGCATTTGTTGACGACGCGTGACAGTAGCGCGCCGGGAGCGGCTCAAGATTACTATCGCTGGCTCGGACCCTATGTTGAAATGAAATTGCCTGGAAATATGGCCTTCCGGTTCACGGCGGGCAAAGACCTGACAGACAATCAAGATTTTTATAAATTGAAGTTCACGAAGACGTTTTAG
- a CDS encoding ammonium transporter encodes MVKASAQRKTIVVGIVGGLFLLLGMGSGPAWAEQAPLKVDTGDTAWVLVSSAFVLAMLMPGLALFYGGLVRTKNVLGTIMQSVMILSVVSLLWILFGYSLAFGPDHGGLIGGLDWVGLSGVGSEPHPVYGPTIPHQAFMLFQLMFAAIAPALITGAFAERKRFTSVVLFAALWSILVYVPLAHWIWGGGWLAKLGALDFAGGAVIHISSGAAALICAIVLGKRRGYGTDYMAPHNLPMTLLGTGFLWFGWFGFNGGSALGANGVAVSAILATHAAAAMGAIAWCVVEWAHRGKPTVLGMASGAVAGLATVTPAAGYIGPMSAIAIGLVAGMTCYAAIVWKGRFGYDDSLDVVGIHGVGGVIGILATGLFASKAVNAGGADGLFFGNPSLLGIQLLVVVVTMTFTIIGTFLILKLVDSLTGLRVSSEEEATGLDLSQHNERAYS; translated from the coding sequence ATGGTGAAGGCATCGGCACAGCGGAAAACGATCGTCGTGGGCATAGTCGGGGGCCTATTCCTGCTTTTAGGAATGGGCAGTGGGCCGGCCTGGGCCGAGCAAGCGCCACTTAAAGTCGATACCGGAGATACGGCGTGGGTTCTGGTGTCCTCAGCATTCGTGCTGGCGATGCTCATGCCCGGCCTCGCGCTGTTTTATGGCGGTCTGGTGCGCACCAAAAACGTGCTCGGCACGATCATGCAAAGCGTCATGATTCTGAGCGTAGTGAGTCTGCTGTGGATCCTGTTCGGATATAGCCTGGCGTTCGGGCCGGATCATGGCGGTCTGATCGGTGGATTGGACTGGGTCGGGCTCAGTGGGGTCGGTAGCGAACCGCATCCGGTCTACGGCCCGACGATTCCTCACCAGGCCTTCATGTTGTTCCAATTGATGTTCGCCGCCATTGCACCGGCGTTGATCACGGGTGCGTTTGCCGAGCGGAAGCGCTTTACGTCGGTCGTGCTGTTTGCCGCCCTGTGGTCGATCTTGGTGTATGTGCCGCTGGCGCATTGGATCTGGGGGGGCGGATGGTTGGCCAAGTTGGGGGCGTTGGATTTTGCCGGTGGCGCCGTCATTCATATCAGCTCAGGGGCAGCGGCTCTGATCTGCGCGATTGTGCTAGGCAAGCGTCGAGGATATGGAACGGATTATATGGCGCCTCACAATCTGCCGATGACGTTACTTGGGACCGGGTTCCTCTGGTTCGGCTGGTTTGGATTTAATGGTGGCAGCGCGCTCGGCGCCAACGGGGTGGCAGTGTCGGCCATTCTCGCGACGCATGCTGCGGCGGCGATGGGCGCCATCGCCTGGTGTGTGGTTGAATGGGCACATCGCGGCAAGCCCACGGTGCTTGGGATGGCCAGCGGCGCGGTGGCGGGACTCGCGACCGTGACCCCGGCGGCGGGATATATCGGTCCCATGTCGGCCATTGCCATTGGTTTGGTCGCCGGCATGACCTGTTATGCCGCGATTGTCTGGAAGGGGCGATTCGGCTATGATGACTCGCTTGACGTCGTGGGGATCCATGGAGTCGGAGGGGTGATCGGAATTCTGGCCACCGGACTTTTCGCCAGTAAAGCGGTCAATGCCGGAGGTGCCGATGGATTGTTTTTCGGTAACCCCAGCCTCCTCGGCATCCAACTCTTGGTTGTGGTTGTCACGATGACGTTCACGATCATCGGCACGTTTCTCATCCTCAAGCTGGTGGATTCTCTGACCGGGCTACGGGTGTCGTCTGAGGAAGAAGCGACCGGTTTGGATTTGAGCCAACATAACGAGCGGGCGTATTCATGA
- a CDS encoding P-II family nitrogen regulator, whose amino-acid sequence MKLIEAIVKPFKLDEVKDALLEIGIQGMTVTEVKGFGRQKGHKETYRGQEYTIEFVPKVKIEVAVNDGQVQRVLETITRAAKTGSIGDGKIFVRDLTAAVRIRTGETGESAL is encoded by the coding sequence ATGAAATTAATCGAAGCCATCGTTAAACCGTTCAAGCTCGATGAAGTGAAGGACGCCCTGCTGGAGATCGGCATTCAGGGTATGACGGTCACGGAGGTCAAGGGATTTGGCCGCCAGAAGGGGCATAAAGAGACCTATCGGGGGCAGGAGTACACGATCGAGTTTGTGCCGAAGGTGAAGATCGAGGTCGCGGTGAACGACGGTCAGGTGCAGCGTGTGCTCGAAACGATTACGCGTGCCGCCAAAACCGGCAGCATCGGCGACGGAAAAATCTTTGTGCGGGACCTCACCGCTGCCGTCAGGATTCGTACGGGCGAGACGGGGGAAAGCGCTCTCTAG
- the glnD gene encoding [protein-PII] uridylyltransferase, translated as MAPASVSQLLAEQRQAIQQRLLAGASGDEVVTATTDMVDGVIIGRYRTAARTGGESLTTAGFQHCCLVAIGGYGRRELAPCSDIDLMFLFHPDAAKVIPELVKQVLHPLWDSGFQVGHSVRTIQDCVDLGLADLTVRTSMMEARFLAGSADLFQQFHARYVRKVASHGFDTYLEQKVAERQREYQKFGETVYLLEPNVKKSKGGLRDLHLLQWIGAARFQAATIRELSDRGILSQADYRAIKEAREFLLRVRSFLHSRGGMAQEILTFDEQVWLATHLGFADRPHLLAVEQFMQQYYRHTMGLHAALMRFVERCRRRSLWQRVVRWLPSPRIDRYFVLDGEALTVPVELRSQVLAQPASLLKLFDLARSRRLTIDPSLLEDIHRQAETLSVEQFHTPETGRTFLSILAGPGTARALEAMHRAHLLEKLVPAFSRVRGLMQFNQYHKYTVDEHSLLAVAKAEALAEHPGVLGEVYREIKRKDLLHLALLLHDLGKGHEEDHSEVGKRLAEETAARLGFDERDSLTLVMLVHRHLLMAHTAFRRDPYDDKVLLPFAREVGTPEVLRKLLALTAADIAAVGPDVLTKWKESLLIELYLRAMQEVSGERETADEPQRLARIADDVASQPEADRDLPSDKGWIRSELEQFPLRYVYGTSPRRIAAHLGAIRRLQAGGVVVETEFNAPLGTCEYAVIAYDDLIPGLFSKIAGVMAAGGLQILDAQIVTRKDGVVVDTFQVADPDYQGAPPVERRESIAGTITEVLTGRQAIESMMRRGARLNMGRSLPAHRQPAEVRIDNETSDRFTILDVFADDRQGLLYIITNAIFQLGLSVHASRISTRLDQVADVFYVTGIDGKKVEEAGRLESIRASILTEIEQFLGAHAA; from the coding sequence GTGGCTCCCGCGTCGGTGTCCCAGTTGTTGGCTGAGCAGCGGCAGGCCATTCAGCAGCGGCTGCTTGCGGGCGCTTCGGGCGACGAGGTGGTTACGGCGACCACGGACATGGTCGATGGAGTCATCATCGGCCGTTACCGGACTGCGGCGCGCACCGGCGGCGAGTCGCTCACGACGGCAGGATTCCAACATTGTTGCCTGGTGGCGATCGGTGGGTATGGCCGGCGGGAATTGGCGCCCTGCTCCGATATCGACCTCATGTTTCTGTTTCACCCTGACGCCGCGAAGGTGATCCCCGAGCTGGTGAAGCAGGTGCTCCATCCGCTATGGGACAGCGGGTTCCAGGTCGGCCATAGCGTGCGGACTATTCAAGACTGCGTGGATTTGGGGCTCGCCGATCTGACGGTCCGAACGTCGATGATGGAGGCCCGTTTCCTCGCAGGGAGCGCGGATCTGTTCCAGCAGTTTCATGCGCGATACGTTCGAAAAGTCGCGTCGCACGGGTTCGACACCTACCTCGAGCAGAAGGTGGCCGAGCGGCAGCGCGAGTATCAGAAGTTCGGTGAAACGGTCTATCTTCTGGAGCCAAACGTCAAAAAAAGCAAAGGCGGATTGCGAGACCTCCATCTACTGCAATGGATCGGGGCTGCGCGCTTCCAGGCCGCCACGATTCGTGAGCTATCGGATCGCGGGATTCTCTCGCAAGCCGACTATCGGGCGATTAAGGAGGCAAGGGAGTTTTTGCTGCGCGTCCGCTCGTTTCTCCATAGCCGGGGCGGTATGGCGCAGGAAATTCTTACGTTCGACGAACAGGTCTGGTTGGCCACACATCTGGGCTTCGCCGACCGGCCGCATTTACTCGCCGTCGAACAGTTTATGCAGCAATACTATCGGCACACGATGGGGCTGCATGCGGCATTGATGCGATTTGTCGAGCGTTGTCGCCGGCGCTCCTTGTGGCAGCGGGTGGTTCGATGGTTGCCGTCTCCCCGGATCGATCGGTACTTTGTGCTCGATGGCGAGGCGCTGACCGTGCCGGTCGAGTTGCGATCTCAGGTTCTGGCGCAACCCGCCTCGCTGCTGAAGCTCTTCGATTTGGCGAGGTCGCGTCGTTTGACGATCGACCCGTCGCTCCTCGAAGACATTCATCGTCAGGCAGAGACGCTTTCGGTCGAGCAATTTCATACACCCGAGACCGGTCGTACGTTCCTGTCGATTCTGGCGGGGCCCGGTACGGCGCGGGCACTGGAGGCGATGCACCGCGCGCATCTCCTGGAGAAATTGGTACCGGCCTTTTCGCGCGTGCGCGGGCTGATGCAATTCAACCAGTACCACAAGTACACGGTCGATGAGCATAGCCTGCTGGCCGTGGCGAAGGCCGAAGCCTTGGCCGAGCATCCCGGTGTGCTCGGTGAAGTCTACCGGGAGATCAAGCGGAAGGATTTGCTGCATCTGGCGTTGTTGCTCCACGATCTGGGGAAGGGGCACGAGGAAGACCACAGCGAAGTTGGCAAACGGTTGGCGGAAGAAACGGCCGCCCGATTGGGGTTTGATGAGCGAGACTCGCTGACGTTGGTCATGCTGGTCCATCGCCATTTGCTGATGGCCCATACCGCCTTCCGTCGCGATCCCTACGATGACAAAGTGTTGCTGCCGTTTGCGCGCGAAGTGGGCACGCCGGAAGTGTTGCGCAAGTTGTTGGCCCTGACGGCCGCAGATATCGCCGCAGTCGGCCCGGATGTTCTAACCAAGTGGAAAGAGTCGCTGTTGATCGAGTTATACCTGCGGGCCATGCAGGAGGTGTCCGGCGAGCGTGAGACGGCGGATGAACCGCAGCGCCTGGCGCGTATTGCCGACGACGTGGCGTCACAGCCGGAGGCCGATCGGGATCTCCCGTCCGACAAGGGATGGATCCGGTCTGAACTGGAACAGTTCCCGCTCCGATACGTCTATGGGACCAGTCCCAGGCGTATTGCCGCGCATCTTGGGGCCATTCGTCGGTTACAAGCCGGGGGCGTGGTGGTGGAGACGGAGTTTAATGCCCCGTTGGGAACCTGCGAATATGCCGTCATTGCGTACGACGATCTGATTCCGGGTCTGTTTTCGAAGATCGCCGGCGTCATGGCCGCGGGCGGATTGCAGATTCTGGATGCCCAGATCGTCACGCGAAAAGACGGCGTGGTGGTCGATACCTTCCAGGTGGCCGATCCGGACTATCAGGGGGCTCCGCCTGTTGAGCGCCGCGAATCGATTGCCGGCACAATCACGGAGGTGCTGACGGGGCGTCAGGCTATTGAGTCGATGATGCGTCGCGGAGCCAGGCTGAACATGGGGCGGTCCTTACCAGCACACCGGCAGCCGGCGGAAGTGCGGATCGACAATGAAACGTCCGATCGCTTTACCATTCTGGATGTTTTTGCGGATGATCGGCAGGGATTGTTGTACATTATCACGAACGCGATTTTTCAGCTGGGGTTGTCGGTGCATGCGTCCCGGATTTCCACCCGGCTCGATCAGGTAGCCGACGTGTTTTATGTGACGGGGATAGATGGGAAGAAAGTGGAGGAGGCCGGTCGGCTGGAATCGATTCGGGCGTCGATTCTCACTGAAATCGAGCAGTTTCTCGGGGCTCATGCGGCGTAA
- the glnA gene encoding type I glutamate--ammonia ligase: MNVREVLDFAKKNKVQVVDMKFVDLIGTWQHFTIPMSELTEGLFKDGSGLDGSSIRGWRAINNSDMLLVPDPATACMDPFCSVPTLSLIGNVVDPITREMYDRDPRYIAQKAEKYLQSTKIGDTSYWGPEAEFFIFDHARYDQTNHSAYYHIDSDEGVWNMGQEGVNLGGKIRQKEGYFPVPPTDTQQDIRTEMILEMEKAGIATEKHHHEVATAGQAEIDIRFDSLLRTADKMMMFKYIVKNVARRHGKTVTFMPKPIFGDNGSGMHTHQSIWKEGKPLFAGKEYAGVSQMCLHYIGGILKHAPALAAFTNPSTNSYKRLTPGFEAPVLLAYSSRNRSAGIRIPMYSPSPKAKRIEVRFPDPAANPYLAFSAMLMAGLDGIENKINPGEPAEKDLYDLEAKEAAKIRTMPGSLDEALNHLEKDHQFLLKGGVFSEDLIEAWIGYKRTKEVDTMRLRPHPYEFFLYYDV, encoded by the coding sequence ATGAACGTTCGTGAGGTGTTAGATTTTGCAAAGAAGAATAAGGTCCAGGTCGTGGACATGAAGTTTGTGGACCTGATCGGCACCTGGCAGCATTTTACGATTCCCATGAGTGAACTGACGGAAGGCCTGTTCAAGGACGGCTCCGGGCTCGACGGGTCGTCGATTCGCGGCTGGCGAGCCATCAACAACAGCGACATGCTGCTCGTGCCGGACCCGGCAACCGCCTGCATGGATCCGTTTTGTTCGGTGCCCACATTGAGCCTCATCGGCAATGTCGTCGATCCGATCACGCGTGAAATGTACGATCGCGATCCGCGATACATCGCCCAGAAGGCGGAGAAATATCTCCAGAGCACCAAGATCGGCGACACCTCCTACTGGGGGCCGGAAGCCGAGTTTTTCATCTTCGATCATGCGCGGTACGACCAGACGAACCACAGCGCCTACTACCACATTGATTCCGACGAGGGCGTGTGGAACATGGGGCAGGAGGGCGTGAACCTGGGCGGCAAGATCCGACAGAAGGAAGGGTACTTCCCGGTTCCGCCGACCGACACGCAGCAGGACATCCGCACGGAAATGATTCTCGAAATGGAAAAGGCGGGCATCGCTACTGAGAAACATCACCACGAAGTGGCCACGGCAGGCCAGGCGGAAATCGATATCCGTTTTGATAGCCTGCTGAGAACCGCGGACAAGATGATGATGTTCAAGTACATCGTCAAGAACGTGGCGCGGCGGCACGGCAAGACGGTGACCTTCATGCCGAAGCCGATTTTCGGCGATAACGGATCGGGCATGCACACCCACCAGAGCATCTGGAAGGAAGGGAAGCCGTTGTTTGCCGGAAAAGAATATGCCGGCGTGTCGCAGATGTGCCTGCATTACATCGGCGGCATCTTGAAGCATGCTCCGGCCCTGGCGGCCTTCACCAACCCCTCGACGAACTCCTATAAGCGGTTGACGCCCGGCTTTGAAGCCCCGGTGTTGCTGGCCTATTCGAGCCGGAACCGGTCGGCTGGTATTCGGATTCCCATGTATTCTCCAAGCCCGAAGGCGAAGCGGATCGAAGTGCGCTTCCCGGATCCAGCGGCCAATCCTTATCTGGCGTTTTCGGCCATGCTGATGGCCGGATTGGACGGGATCGAGAACAAGATCAACCCGGGAGAGCCGGCTGAGAAGGATCTGTACGATCTCGAGGCCAAGGAAGCGGCGAAGATTCGCACGATGCCGGGGAGCCTGGATGAGGCCCTCAACCACCTGGAGAAGGATCATCAGTTCCTGCTCAAGGGCGGGGTGTTCAGCGAGGACCTCATTGAGGCCTGGATCGGGTATAAGCGGACCAAGGAAGTGGACACGATGCGGTTACGGCCGCACCCGTATGAGTTCTTCCTGTATTATGACGTGTAG
- a CDS encoding formate/nitrite transporter family protein, whose protein sequence is MHTADHERIAGVAVKKWSYFERSPGGYLILSALAGIYLGFGIALIFSVGGPLAAAGSPVVKLVMGVSFGIALTLVIFAGSELFTGNNLIGTIGGLTRSLTWAQVMQLNAWSWLGNLAGSLGLAWLIVQSGVFAKGPTTELIERVAALKMSLPAWELFVRGILCNWLICLAVWMTGRTSNDTAKILLIFWCLFAFIGTGFEHSIANQSLLGMALFLPHDSAVTWGAFWYNQLFVVLGNLVGGGLFVGGLYWMVSPYRVSEATAAPVAQPVVSVVAGS, encoded by the coding sequence ATGCATACAGCGGATCACGAGCGGATCGCAGGGGTGGCAGTAAAGAAGTGGTCGTATTTCGAACGGTCACCAGGTGGATATCTCATCCTCTCGGCCTTAGCCGGGATCTATCTCGGGTTTGGAATTGCGTTGATCTTCAGTGTGGGGGGACCGTTGGCGGCGGCCGGATCTCCGGTCGTCAAACTCGTGATGGGAGTGTCGTTCGGGATTGCGTTGACACTCGTGATCTTCGCGGGGTCGGAGTTGTTCACCGGCAATAACCTCATCGGTACCATCGGTGGCCTGACCAGAAGTCTCACTTGGGCGCAAGTCATGCAACTCAATGCCTGGTCCTGGCTCGGCAATCTGGCGGGCTCGTTGGGGTTGGCCTGGCTCATTGTCCAATCGGGCGTGTTCGCCAAAGGCCCGACGACGGAACTGATCGAGCGCGTGGCTGCGCTAAAAATGTCGTTGCCTGCCTGGGAGCTGTTCGTGCGGGGCATTCTCTGCAACTGGCTGATCTGTCTGGCGGTCTGGATGACGGGGCGAACGAGCAACGATACGGCGAAGATTCTCCTGATCTTCTGGTGCCTGTTCGCCTTCATCGGCACCGGGTTCGAGCATAGCATCGCCAATCAATCGTTGTTGGGCATGGCGTTGTTTCTGCCGCATGACTCGGCGGTGACTTGGGGGGCCTTTTGGTACAACCAGCTGTTTGTCGTGTTGGGGAACCTGGTGGGCGGCGGGTTATTTGTCGGGGGGCTCTATTGGATGGTGAGTCCCTATCGCGTGAGTGAAGCGACGGCGGCCCCGGTGGCTCAACCGGTGGTGTCGGTGGTAGCAGGATCGTAA
- the cynS gene encoding cyanase produces the protein MEKAAVRKAIKAQRLKKKVTIAEVAKTVGKNPTFVAAALNGNHRLSPKDAGKVGKLLDLDKEQVSSLSAFPVRADFPNATDPFKYRLLEVIGVYGDSMREMANEMFGDGIMSAIDFTLDMEKVTGSQGEARCKITLNGKWLEYKTF, from the coding sequence ATGGAAAAAGCAGCAGTACGCAAGGCGATCAAGGCACAACGGTTGAAGAAGAAGGTCACGATCGCAGAAGTAGCGAAGACGGTGGGGAAGAATCCGACGTTCGTAGCCGCAGCCTTGAACGGAAATCACCGTCTGTCGCCGAAGGACGCGGGCAAAGTGGGCAAGCTGCTGGATTTGGATAAAGAACAAGTCAGTTCCCTGAGCGCGTTTCCCGTCCGGGCCGATTTTCCGAATGCGACGGATCCGTTTAAGTATCGCCTGTTGGAAGTCATCGGGGTCTATGGCGATTCGATGCGGGAGATGGCGAATGAAATGTTCGGTGACGGGATCATGAGCGCCATCGACTTTACGTTGGATATGGAAAAGGTCACCGGCAGTCAGGGCGAGGCTCGATGCAAAATCACATTGAACGGCAAGTGGCTCGAGTACAAGACGTTTTAA
- a CDS encoding ferredoxin--nitrite reductase, protein MNKIEVIKSERDGLTVRDMIAHYAQAGWEAIPEDDIQRLKWYGLFLRNPTPGHFMLRVRMPGGQTTSAQLDTLADIALQYGNGVVDVTTRQQVQLRHLTIEHVPTVFSKLEEAGLTSMQTGMDTVRNIMTCPVAGLNPNELVDGTDIVRAINQEILGNPAYTNLPRKCNIAVTGCPDNCLHTETQDIALVPAYHDLGHDKCYGYNVLVGGKLGSGGYRIAGSLDMFVNPAEALEVCRALLHIYRDHGPRENRTQARLAFLVEAWGEARVRQEVERLVGRTLSTAGVDARGAVERDHIGIFRQKQRGMNYVGLKVLVGRVKAADLRNMAALATRYGNGEVRLSPAQAFVIPHISDRLVGEVAEEPLVKQFAYNPSALYKGLVSCVGSDYCNLAVIETKTRAVETARVLERKLGDNLKPITLHWSGCPAGCGNHLVADIGLLGKKARVGGKVVDAVDIFVGGRSGPDPKPATKIMEDVPCDRLPAVLETLMPYHTRDKMHRVRGKVTPKAAGVAKPAGSGSEASGTLSGLTPQPFSA, encoded by the coding sequence ATGAACAAGATCGAGGTAATTAAGTCGGAGCGAGACGGGCTGACGGTGCGCGACATGATCGCGCACTATGCGCAAGCGGGATGGGAGGCTATTCCGGAAGACGATATTCAACGGTTGAAGTGGTACGGGTTGTTTTTGCGAAATCCGACGCCGGGCCACTTCATGTTGCGGGTACGCATGCCGGGCGGGCAAACCACGTCGGCACAACTCGACACGTTGGCCGATATCGCGCTGCAATACGGCAACGGGGTGGTCGATGTCACCACCAGGCAACAAGTCCAACTCCGGCATCTGACGATTGAGCATGTGCCGACGGTGTTCAGTAAGCTGGAGGAGGCGGGCCTGACGTCGATGCAAACGGGAATGGACACGGTACGGAACATCATGACCTGTCCCGTGGCAGGCCTGAATCCCAACGAACTGGTCGATGGGACGGACATCGTGCGTGCCATCAATCAAGAAATACTGGGGAATCCGGCCTATACGAATCTGCCGCGCAAGTGCAATATCGCGGTCACCGGTTGCCCGGACAATTGCCTCCATACGGAAACCCAAGACATCGCGCTGGTCCCGGCCTATCACGATCTGGGACATGATAAGTGTTACGGGTACAACGTGCTGGTCGGGGGTAAGTTGGGATCAGGCGGCTATCGGATTGCCGGTTCGTTGGACATGTTCGTGAATCCGGCGGAAGCCCTCGAGGTGTGCCGGGCCTTGCTGCACATTTATCGTGACCATGGTCCGCGTGAGAATCGCACCCAAGCGCGTCTCGCCTTTCTCGTGGAGGCCTGGGGTGAAGCGCGAGTACGGCAGGAAGTCGAACGGCTGGTCGGAAGAACGCTCTCCACGGCAGGGGTGGATGCGAGGGGGGCGGTGGAGCGCGACCACATCGGCATCTTCCGTCAAAAACAACGGGGCATGAACTATGTCGGGCTGAAGGTGTTGGTCGGTCGGGTGAAGGCGGCTGATCTCCGGAACATGGCCGCCTTGGCGACTCGGTATGGCAACGGAGAGGTCCGTCTCTCGCCGGCGCAAGCCTTCGTGATCCCCCATATCAGCGACCGGTTGGTGGGTGAAGTGGCGGAGGAGCCTCTAGTGAAGCAATTCGCCTACAACCCGTCCGCTCTCTACAAGGGACTAGTGAGTTGCGTGGGGAGCGACTACTGCAATCTAGCCGTCATTGAAACCAAAACTCGGGCTGTCGAAACGGCGCGGGTGTTGGAACGCAAGTTGGGCGACAATCTCAAGCCCATCACCTTGCATTGGTCCGGTTGTCCGGCCGGCTGCGGCAATCACCTCGTGGCGGACATCGGGCTTCTTGGAAAAAAGGCCAGAGTCGGCGGCAAGGTCGTGGATGCGGTGGATATTTTTGTCGGTGGCCGGTCGGGGCCTGATCCGAAGCCGGCGACGAAGATCATGGAGGATGTGCCTTGCGACAGGCTTCCTGCGGTGCTGGAGACCCTGATGCCCTACCATACGCGCGATAAAATGCATCGTGTGCGCGGCAAGGTGACGCCCAAAGCCGCGGGGGTTGCGAAGCCTGCGGGGTCGGGTAGCGAAGCGTCCGGGACTCTGTCCGGTCTCACGCCGCAACCGTTTTCAGCCTGA
- a CDS encoding CBS domain-containing protein, with the protein MAKRVKSSQEPADLLSRHIEEIRETLGAFQPFLSRRKGNASLEGFDEQAEEILSEAFGGASEELEAYQYAKLGEAAILPEEAQEAGTHNLDRESLHQRKQVLESCLAQLELKKSARVGRDWRRTLGERIDGRTVGEFMSSEVRSVHKGASIKEAGRLLQKWRIGSLLVDDGSRYIGIITDTDLSRKAVAKGLDPNTTTVMSCMSKAVVTIEDSEPVKEALRLMKKDGIRHLPVTEDGTIIGVLSVGDLLRAYQKMLEL; encoded by the coding sequence ATGGCCAAGAGAGTGAAATCGAGCCAGGAACCGGCGGATCTACTCAGCCGGCATATTGAAGAGATTCGGGAGACGTTGGGAGCGTTCCAGCCGTTTTTGTCGCGACGGAAGGGGAATGCATCACTGGAAGGGTTTGACGAGCAGGCCGAGGAGATCCTGAGCGAAGCGTTCGGGGGGGCCTCGGAGGAACTGGAGGCGTATCAGTACGCCAAGCTCGGAGAGGCCGCGATCCTGCCGGAGGAGGCGCAGGAAGCGGGAACGCACAACCTCGATCGCGAAAGCCTGCATCAGCGGAAACAGGTGCTGGAGAGTTGCCTCGCGCAGCTTGAACTCAAGAAGAGCGCCCGGGTAGGCCGTGATTGGCGGCGCACGCTTGGAGAACGGATCGATGGGCGCACGGTGGGGGAGTTCATGTCGTCGGAGGTTCGAAGCGTGCACAAAGGCGCCTCGATCAAGGAGGCCGGCCGGCTGCTGCAGAAATGGCGCATCGGATCACTGCTGGTCGACGACGGGTCCAGGTACATCGGCATCATTACCGATACGGATCTGAGCCGGAAGGCGGTGGCCAAGGGGTTGGATCCGAACACGACGACCGTCATGTCTTGCATGAGCAAGGCGGTGGTCACGATCGAAGACAGCGAACCCGTGAAGGAAGCCTTGCGGCTGATGAAGAAAGATGGCATTCGGCACCTGCCGGTTACGGAAGACGGGACGATCATCGGAGTGCTGTCGGTAGGCGATCTGCTACGGGCGTACCAGAAAATGCTCGAGTTGTAG